DNA from Gouania willdenowi chromosome 15, fGouWil2.1, whole genome shotgun sequence:
GTCAGAAGTAACACTGGACCTCACCAGGAGAACCTGCAAGTCCCACACACTGCCTGGGGAGGGAGGGGCTAGAGGTTAATGTGtgttaccgtgtgtgtgtgtgtgtgcgcgcgttagtgtgtatataatgtgttgtgtgtatatataatatgtgtgtgtgtgcggggcCATGAGGGGTCCGGGATGGGGGTGGCTACTGCTCGGGGGCGGCGCTTGCGTCCCGGGTCGCTGGGGAGTGGGAGGTTACTGTGTGTTGCTCCGCCGGCTCATCTCGGCGCTTTTTGtcccctggggcgcaccttcaCGGGGGATGTCACTGGCACAGTGGGCTGAGTCAGGCTCCATCCTGTGCGGCTTCAAGAGGCTGTGCTATGGGGCCTCGGCCATGCCAGGGCCTCCCCTAGGGTCGTGCTGAATGGGCGTTTGGGGGTGTGGCCTGTGGCTTCCAGCCTGGCTGATCCGCGTCAGGagtggctggtctgctggctgggtgcgccgggccccgtgggcGCGATACCTGGGCTAGGGTGTCTCGGGGGTGGGTTGGGCCTTTTGGGGCACGCTCTCCTACTGTCTGCTCGGGATGTAGCCTCGGTCCGGTGTAGTGCCGCTCTGCCTTGAGTGGGGCGGGGCTAGTGGCCTGGGGCCTGCTGTCCTCCGGGCCGTGCTGATTGGGGGGGGGTCTCATGTCGGCATGCTGGCTCTCTCTTCATTGGCATCCTCATTCATTATGCACCTTTAAGCATATTTTAATCCTTTGTTAACCTTGGtcttgttttgttatgtttAAGCCTGGTTTTGTTGGCATTAAATCTTGCTTTGTGCACCTTTAAGACAGTGTCGCGTCCCACGTTTGTGCCACTGCGTCAACAAGCCGTAACAAGTTGGGGGCTTGTCTAAAACATTCTTGCTCGCCACAAACGTGGcgagtttgttaaaaaaataataatattaaaccTAGTTGTGCTTTGGTTTACTTTTCTGCCGTATTTCTTTATTCATGGTGGTGTGGAGGTGCGTGTGTGTCCTGTGTGATGATTGTTCAGGACTATGCTGGCTtgtgattggttggttggttggttggtacCTGGGGATTCCCTGTGACGTCATTTTCCTTATATGGACAGTTTGTAGCACTCCTGGGAGATCTGGTTTGATTTACATCCTGTCCTTTGTCTGGGTTTTATCGGCACCGTCCATGGTGTTTGTCGGCTTTGCTGTTTGTAGACTCAGAGGTAGGTATATGTCTGTAATGTGTACTGTTATTAAAAGTGAGGATTGTCCTTGTTGGTCTAGGCAGTTTTAGCGTTAGATTGCTGTTCGGGTGGTTTAAGTAAGTGTGGGTTGTAGCATCCTCATTCCCTTTCATCGGCCGTTCTCGATCACTGAGAGTAAACACATAAGATCCCACCGCCCCACTGACGGTATGTTTCTGGTGAGATGTCAAACTCCGTCAACAGGGCTGCTCTCAGGTCTGGGTAGCAGTGGGCTCTCTCTTCGTCCATTGAAGTGTAGGCCTCCAGTGCCTTCCTGGTCAATAATTGAACAAGTCGGAAGGCTCATTCACATTCAGGCCACTTCCAAGTCTTAGCATCCATCACCCATCTGATACTGAGGAATTTTAGGGTCTTGATAATACCTCAATTGCTGATGAGGTCCACTGCTGGAACTCTGCAACTGAAAGGTAACAGTCTCTACGGCCTCAGATGGGGACCTCTGATGATGTTGGTGTGCCGGTGTTGGCAGGTCTAGCCTTGGGCTGCTCCCTGTCAAGGTGCTAGGAGTGGCAGCAGGTGTTGCCGGTTCGGAAGAGAAACCCTTAGGCCCCGGAGCTCTGCTATCAGGCCCTCCTCTCCTCTGCTGTGCAGCCATAAAGGCTCTAATCATGGTAAGCAGTTCACCTCCCCTGGGCTGTTTGCTGTTTCTGGGACATTGGCCCCTGCTGAGGCTGATCCAGGTCTGGGCTCATTGGCTTCCTCCTCTCCTGTCGACATTACCTCCCAAGCTGGATCAGTCCATTCTGAttcctcctccagctgctcTCTCTGCTGTGAACGTAGTCCTGTGTGTGTTCTTTTGGGCTGGATAATCTTCTTGTGACTACccatcccacttctgacaccatgtGTGACGGGGTCCtcccaaaaacactccaaagagTGGGCAAAACACAGGCATAGTCAGAAGATTTAGTGATGTTGAGTTTATTTACAGCCGTCCTCCAATGGTGTCGCACAAGAaaacaatgatgaaaaaaagactatttacaatatttacaattaaacaaaatgaaacaggTTGAATAAGAATCCTTCCATGACTCATCAGATCAACTCAGTCATCAAACATGGTGTAACCTGTTCTGTAAACCAGAACCAACTCCTCCCACTAGGCCATAGCAGCCTGTACTTAAAGCAAAAGCCCCTCCTACTGGGCGTCATCAATTTCCTGATTTATTTTCCCCATAGaatagtttcttttaaataaaccaTTCCAAACATTTTAATCCCCATCATTAATTTATAGGTTTTTAATTacctattttaaattaaatcaaaacacaaaataagtctATTTTCCCACAGGAACAATTAATATATCAATTACCTGCATCATGTGACCATTCAGTGGTatcaataaactataaaaaaggCAGAAGTGATGAGCTCCGTTTCCTCATCCATACATGGGACGACTGAGGTCAGAGCGTTTTGAATGTATGTTTGAACATCTAGAGCTTCTAAGTGTGACCCATGGTTGTTCTATGACTGTGGAAGGATTATTTAactgtgtttgcgtgtgtgtgtgtgtgtataatgtgtgtgtgtgtgcgtacctgTGTTCACAGTGAACCCACTAACCCAGTCCACTGAACTGTTCCATAGAACCAGCGCCCCCTGCTGACCATCAGCCTGCTCCACTGTAACCACAGCGCACCTCTGTAGTCCCGCCCTGCTGGTAGACTCCGCCTCTGAACGCCACACTGACACACAataacatacaaacacacaccaacagACCTCAGTGAAGTTAAGTGTAGTCTGGACTTAAGTAACCCTTCCTCTAGGGGCACTGCTGAGCTATAATTACATATACCTGTAGATCCACCCTGGAGTACCTGATACttattagaatcagaatcagctttatttgtcattgaatatgttacagagcaacagaaCAATGAAATTTcctcacatataacatgggaggacagggcgggagaactgtgggccTCCACAAGGACAGCGCcccatatttagatgaaaagtgggaggagaggtgagggggaaaGGCAGGTTCTAAACTGACTTCCTTATTGGGGAGGACAGtataaaactaggaaaaaacctCCTGTGCACCAAACACAGCCTGGTGTAGATGAGACAACCTTGAGCGGTTGGCTTTTGGAGCCAAAGATAAGCGATATGTTTTCGATTCAGGCTAGCTCAATAGCCTTTAGTCCCGGTTTCTCAGCTGGTAATCCAATAAGGTGGCCTTTCAACTAGCAAGTTGAGCATTCAACCAAGATCTCCAAGATCGAATCAATTCTGTGTAAACGTTCCAAAGCAGCCTCTTGCTTGATTTTGAGATCATtcatcacatgagtctgagtgttgagagccctgctccatccttcagaaataactggcagccttcccaaaacagctgccaatgTAATACGGACTTTGCGATAAGTCAGAAAGCTGCccgctccaatcagcagcatgcctgctaccataattccaatGATGTACAAGTCTTCCACGGAAAAAATCGACAGACGCACAACTTGCcccttgttccaagggtcaagcaCATATCCAGCCGCAAATGTACCGCTCGGACAGGCGGGCCCACCACTACCCTTTCtttttggcaaaaaaatttGGTCAATTGCATTGAGAGACTGATCAATTCCATTATTCCAGATTTAAAATGACCCTATTAGATTCATagacaaaacaaagcagcaacaaGGACAGATAAGGGTGGGAGACAGGGAGCAGAGAAAAGGTGACCGCCCTCACCGAGAAGCAGACtatcattactattactactgtcCCTCACCTGagcacaggtgtgtgtgtgtgaccctcAGCACAGCGTGGACCAGTGTGTTGACTTTGAGTGACCTCAGGCTGACGTAGGTCACATGATGCAGGCTGCGCTGAGGCAGAGACACCAGCAGGGGGCGTTGTTTACTGACTGACCTCCATAGACACGCCCACCGCTCAGAGTCCACCTGCTGGGACactgacatacacacacacacacaattatatacacacacagagggacacacacaggtacacacagcTGCTCTACCTGTCGGGGGAGCGGACCCTGTTATCTGGCCCAGGTGTAACATTTTACAGCTGAAAGTCGACTGAAGAACCAACTCAGACCTCCACTTgtcagcacgcacacacagacctaCAGAACAACATAACAATTACACAACACAAAGTGTCACTTTATCAGACCTGGATCAGAACCAGAACCCCATCATGGACCACACCTGCCACTATGATCCATCTATCATAGGGCTTCAGTCAGGTTAGCAGCAGAGAGAATCGATCACGCCCTTTGATGAGACGTGTTCGCTGTGATTTGGCTCAGAAGAGTCATAATGGCTGTTATGACACAGTCTGTCATTAGACTAAATGGTGGTTCCATTGCCGCTGTCTCCATCAGTAGCTAATGGAGGACACATGGTTGACACATGGAGGAATCCTGTATGCATTGTGCGTAAAATTTTTTTGAAggtgtggggggaaaaaatcctCTCCGTtccatttcaaaaaagaaatctaaatTCAACCTCCCATACGGTATATTTTGTGAACGCTTTTAGATACTGTTTTCTCAATAGAGAAATAGTAACaagtgtatggactttatcttgtgttagtgaagatttttctggtgttttatagACTCTGACATTAATGCATGTATCACTGTAGTTCAGCCCGTCGCTAGGCCCGCCCAGCACAAGCATTGTGCCCACTGACTTGTGACacgtaaggtttttttttttaaaatagaataatacctattttttgttattgtaagttTGCattgattattatcattaaaaatataaagaaacaatagtgtttgtgtgatctttattttattgatgtaaATCTACACAGCAACAGCCGAGTCGAAAAGGAAGTGACGTCAATTTATTTAGCGCATATGTTTGACATTATCTACCTACCGGCGGTTAGGTGAAATATATTTAACCTAACAGACTACTACAAGCTATAAATATGGGCTTGTTCACAGCAATGATGCTATTGAACATTACATCACACTGTATAAAGACACTGCGTACAGAAAAAGGCTTTGACGCACTGTGGGAGCTCAGTTCCTCCAGGTACGGATGCTGATCTGATCCAGTAACAGGTACCGACCCTTGTTCATGCAAGGCCCTGCTGATTGAGTTAGCTTTGGAAAAGGAACTCATTCTGGTTTACCTCTGAGTGGAAGGAAATGTTGATGAAGAGGTTCAATGCATAGAAACACGCCTGGTTTACTGACACGGAATGAACTGTGTTTGCGTATGCTCGCACTCTCGTGCGGTGCTTTGATGGACTGGCATCATTCCAGGGGTAAACTAGACTAAGAGAGTAAAGTGGTAGTGACTGCAGTGTTATGCTTTGAGTCAGATCaatgctgtgattggacaggattgGCTGAATAGCGTGGCGGTACCTGTGATAAACAAGGCGTCTCCAGGGTAAACGGTAACTGCCCAGAATGCCGCCCGTCTCCAAAGCACCACCTTCATCTCCACTGCTGATTGGTCTGTCACCACAATGGTTGCCACAGGAACCATGTTTCCCGCCGAGGGCCCGGACTTCACCTTCAGCCAATCGGAGCAAAGAAAAGTCAGCCATCAGGGTCCGATTGGACCTCAGGATCACCTGATCAGACTCACCTGGACCTCCTTCAGGAAACAGGGATGGACCGCCACAACCAGGACCGACACCCGCGTCCCGGGCAGGCTGCACCGCTCCAGGAGGGTAGGACCAGACCTGGACCCCTCACAGACCACCAGATTCTCAGAGGGCGGGGCCTTGGTGGGTGGGCTAATGGGGGTGATGATTGTGGGGTCAGTGGGGGACCTGTCGGAGGTCCTATCGGGGGACTTGTTCGGGCAGTCTTTAGACTCCTGAGAGCAGAGGACCCCGTCTGGGGTCGCTTTCAGGATAATGCCTCCTTGTGTAGCGATTGAGGGGGAATGGGCGGGGCTTAAAAGCTTCAAGGTGGGTGGGCCAAGGTTCAAGCTACCTGATTGGACAGAAGAAGAAATTTGTGTTCCTGTAGGCTGGATTTTCTCTGGGCTGGGTGCAGATGGGACAGTCTGATTGGCCCTCAGAACCAAGGCCTGACTCAGAGTCCAGGTGGTGAGGTAGTGGCTCTGCATGGACAGACTAGGATCCAAACCAAGACCTAGTCCAGTGTCTGCAGGGAAGCAGCTGTCCAGGAATCCGTGATGTGACGCTGACCCCAAATCGTTGGTTTCCTCCAGTGGTCCGGCCAGTCCAGGCTTGGTTTCTCGATCCACTTCAGAGCTTGTTAAAAGGTTCTGGTCTGGAAGAACCACCTTGGACAGGTGGACTTCTGCAGAAGCACCTGAATACCAGAAAGatggtgtctgtgtgtggtcaTTACAGACTTTAAATAACTGAGCAGAGATGATCAGAACAACCAAAACTAGCAGCAGAACTAAAGTGAGACCCACCTGAAGGTCTGAGCCGTCCATCTCTCCAGCAAAGGTCCAGGTGGCCCCAGGGCTCAGAGTGCTGGTTCAGTGGATCTGATCCAGGTTCAGGTTCAGACAGTAATACTGAAGATGGGGGCGGAGCTCCGAGGAAGACGTGGACTTTCCTCTTCATCATGTCTGCAGACCAAAGAGTTACTGAGTTTAAGGATTCATCAGAAGGTTGTTGGTTCTAATCCTGGTCCATCTCTGAGGGATGTGATCCAGTCTCTAACTGATCATGTTGGATGTCACTATGGATCAAAGCTTCTGATCaatgaaatgtttgtttataaacattgtaaataaagtgttctcagtagaaccaggcttatggtttaaacctggttcagctaaGTCGTCCGTGGCCACGCCCCcttttaccatttcatcaaattcttctcagcttgaagctccccagctgagccaatcagctgacagtgtttatcTTAAATACACGTCCTCATAACACCCACAAAATctatcacagatttaatgattagagagtgaCGGCGCACGCACTGCAGCTTTTATGTttaaacagccaatagaaaccactgctgagaccaacaggaagtgacatcatctgttactgagcagtgaaaataaagttgTGGTTTGAACAATTTAAACGTAGTAAAGAGTTAAAgatggtgttatttagtcaatttatcatagaAAAAACTGATCATGTGAGTTTGATAGTGtttaacacctgtcagcgtttattaaaagagatgatgtaattcacaattaaataatatgtaattaatgagactagtgagtgtttgatgaactCAGTACTAAACATGAAACTCAAATGAACGTAGGGATCAGCTCAGCTGTGTGCACTGATGGATGTCACGTCCAAAACTGCTCCTGGTGCAGGTGAGCAGCGTGCACGGATCAGATCACCTCCTGAATAGTGATGCTGTTTATGGAGTTAGTCATAGGGAGCCTTAGTGCTCCGccctgtccctgaagcccctccctctctgtatatccacagctttctcattattaactctgatcaataaataaacacatttatacgtgtggtaaacagaggtgatgatacacacgtatatattatatattattactgatggtttaaacacatggagactgatTACAATTAAACTCATAACAtggtacacattaaacatgtaattaACTATGATTCTGGTCATTTGTATCAATTTATAATCTTAATTAAGCATTTACCATGATATGTTAATATACCGTATTAAAGCGGTTTTTAAAGTATAACAGAAGtcttctttaataatgatgacgtggtttcatgacagtgactcagcagattaaacctggtcaggagcaggtttgacccacggactgtgttactatggtaaccaaggtgttttcttgTTGATGAAACTGCTGTTCTAGTTAGAACCAGGTTTAACAGAGCCGGACTCAGATTAAACCTGGACTAAACCCTGAACCCTGGGACTGCAGCACCTCtgaaacaatcaatcaatcaatacataaatcaatcaatcaatcaatgattGTTGTTGGTAAACAATAActgatgtctgtgtgtgtgtgtgataaagctCTTAAAACACAGTTAGTTAATAATTACTACAGTTTTAAACTATCCTTTGATCAATATTTAAGACGGTAATGTTTGAGTTTACTAAATAAAAGTggggcttttattgtgaaagaacCTCGGAAGACTTGTTTATCCGGCTGTGTTAGCCTGATGCTAACAGGTGAGGCTAACGGCTTTAAACAGAACGCTGTGTGTGATGTTCGAGCCATAAATTAAACTATGTGTAGCTAGTTGTTATTTAACGTTATTTACGGAACTCTTTAGATGATTTTCGCAGTGTTTTCGGGTGTGACTCACGCGACGTGGATACCCTGATGCGCCTGCGTGTCTCCTCTCCGTtgaagggggcggggcttgtcGGCCGAGTTagtaaataaagtttgactcaTTTTATGAATCATTAGAAACATTAAATGATAattatagtatataatataatgatataGTAAGTGATTCATGATAAAAactctgtttataaagtgtgtgtgtgtgtgagtgtgtgtgtgtgtgtgtgtgttgtgtgtgtgtgtgtgtgtgtgtgtgtgttggactcGGACCTGCTTCTTAACGAGTCATGATTCGGGACTCGGTTCGTTAACCCGGGTTAAGGTGCAGTCCTCCTGGTCGGTTTGACTCATTTCCGCGTCTCTAACTCTCTGCGCTATGTTCAGACTGGGTTCTCAGGTTAGGTCCAGGGTCCAGGCCTCGGTCCGTGGTTCGGCCCGGCTTGGCCCTGTGGTCCGGGTCTACAGCCAGGCCCCGGACCGGGACGATGACCCGGAGTTCTTCGGCATGGTGGAGGGCTTCTTCGACCGGGGGGCTGCGATCATTGAGGACAAGCTGGTGGAGGAGCTGAAGGGTCGAGAGAGTCcagaacagaagaagaaccggGTCCAGGGGATCCTCCAGATCATCAAACCCTGTAACCACGTCCTCAGTCTGCATTTCCCCATCCGGAGAGACCACGGCCAGTGGGAGATGATCGAGGCTTACCGGGCCCAGCACAGCCAGCACCGGACCCCCTGCAAGGGAGGTAAACACtattaatatatacattaatatatacataaatatatactattaatatatactaatatacattaatatatatatatatatatatacacagccAGCACCGGACCCCCTGCAAGGGAGGTAAATACtattaatatatacattaatatatatatatacattatatacattaatatatatatatatactaataTATACACAGCCAGCACCGGACCCCCTGCAAGGGAGGTATACACTATGGTTCTATAGTAGTGGTTCTATAGTAGTAGGTTCTATAGTAGTGGTTCTATAGTAGTGGTGgtatagcagtggttctataGTAGTGGTTCTATAGTAGTGGTTCTATAGTACGGGTTCTATAACAGTGGTTCTATATAGTGGTTCTATAGTAGTGGTTCTATAGTAGTgttctatagcagtggttctataGTATGgttctatagcagtggttctctaGCAGTGGTTCTATAGTATGGGTTAGCAGTGGTTCTATAGCAGTGGTtgtatagcagtggttctaGTAGTGGTTCTATAGCAGTGGTCTATAGCAGGGGTTCTATAGCAGTAGTGGTTCTATAGTAGTGGTTCTATAGCAGTGGTTTCTATAGTAGTGGTTCTATAGCGTGTTCTATAGCAGTGGTCTATAGTAGTGgttctatagcagtggttctataGTAGTGgttctatagcagtggttctataGCAGTGGTTGTCTATAGTAGTGgttctatagcagtggttctataGTATGGGTTAGCAGTGgttctatagcagtggttctataGTACGGGTTAGTAGTGgttctatagcagtggttctataGTAGTGgttctatagcagtggttctatagcagtggttctatagcagtggttctatagcagtggttctatagcagtggttctatagcagtggttctataGTAGGGgtttatagcagtggttctataGTAGTGgttctatagcagtggttctataGTAGTGGTTCTATAGCAGTGTTTCTATAGTAGTGgttctatagcagtggttctataGTAGTGGTTCTATAGCTAGTGGTTCTATAGCATTGGTTCTATAGTAGTGGTTGTATAGTCAGTGGTTCTATAGTAGTGGTTTTATAGTAGATAGTAGTGgttctatagcagtggttctatTAGTAGTTGTTCTATTAGCAGTGgttctatagcagtggttctatagcagtggttctataGTACGGGTTAGTAGTGGTTCTATAGTAGTGGTtgtatagcagtggttctataGTAGTGGTTCTATAGTAGTGGTTCTATAGTAGTGGTTGTATAGCAGTgttctatagcagtggttctataGTAGTGGTtgtatagcagtggttctataGTAGTGGTTCTATAGTAGTGGTTCTATAGTAGTGGTTCTATAGTAGTGGTTGTATAGTAGTGGTTCTATAGTAGTGGTtgtatagcagtggttctataGTAGTGGTTCTATAGTAGTGgttctatagcagtggttctataGTACGGGTTAGTAGTGGTTCTATAGTAGTGGTTCTATAGTAGTGGTTCTATAGTAGTGGTtgtatagcagtggttctatagcagtggttctataGTAGTGGTtgtatagcagtggttctatagcagtggttctataGTAGTGGTTCTATAGTAGTGgttctatagcagtggttctataGTAGTGGTTCTATAGTAGTGgttctatagcagtggttctataGTAGTGGTTCTATAGTAGTGgttctatagcagtggttctatagcagtggttctataGTAGTGgttctatagcagtggttctataGTAGTGgttctatagcagtggttctatagcagtggttctatagcagtggttctataGTACGGGTTAGTAGTGGTTCTATAGTAGTGGTtgtatagcagtggttctataGTAGTGGTTCTATAGTAGTGgttctatagcagtggttctatagcagtggttctataGTAGTGgttctatagcagtggttctatagcagtggttctataGTACGGGTTCTATAACAGTGGTTCTATAGCAGTGGTTTTATAGTAGTGGTTTTATAGTAGTGgttctagagcagtggttctagagcagtggttctataGTAGTGGTTCTATAGTAGTGgttctatagcagtggttctatagcagtggttctatagcagtggttctataGTAGTGgttctagagcagtggttctagagcagtggttctataGTACGCGGGTTAGTAGTGGTTCTATAGTAGTTGGTTCTATAGTAGTGGTTCTATAGTAGTGgttctagagcagtggttctataGTAGTGgttctatagcagtggttctatagcagtggttctataGCAGTGGTTTCTGTAGTAGTGgttctagagcagtggttctataGTAGTGgttctagagcagtggttctatagcagtggttctagagcagtggttctagagcagtggttctatagcagtggttctataGCAGTGGTTTTATAGAGGTTCTGTTTTTGAACTGTTGGTGACACAGATGTGGATCAGGTCCAGGGTTCAATGGTCAACAGTGTGTTTACAGACTGGGTAACTAACTATGTCTGTGGCTCCGCCCACTGGTCTGTCcaataactgtgtgtgtgtgtgtgtgtgtgtgtgtgtgtgtgtgtgtgtgtgtgtggtgtgtgtgtgtgtgtgtgtgtgtgtgtgtgtgtgtgtgtgtgtgtgtgtgtgtgtgtgtgtgtgtggtgtgtgtgtgtgtgtgtggtgtgtgtgcgcgcgcgcgcgcgtgtgtagGTATCAGGTACAGCACTGATGTGTGTCTGGATGAAGTCAAAGCTCTCGCCTCATTGATGACATATAAATGTGCTGTAGTGGGTAAgtcaaccacacacacacacacacaccacacactgtCCATCTGCTGTCCATttctgtttccatggtaactgaTCAGATCTATTTCAGACGTTCCCTTTGGTGGGGCCAAAGCTGGAGGTGAAGATCAACCCCAAACTGTACTCGGTAAGCCCGCCCCCTCAGGTGGACACACACTAATAGTGtataatacaatttattttaggacatttagagataaaacaagttaaaaacaaagaaaaagaagcagaaagAACGTGTATAGATTTGAATAACGTATACTGTATAATTGAGAATAAGGACAATAACAGTGAGAGGGTAAACAGACGGGGGTCAGAGGGTACAGGAGGAGGAGCTGAAGGAGGAACAGGTGTGGACAGGTAGGAGGCGTGGCCTTAgaggttttttttaacctgtgaCTTTTCATTTCTTACCTTTAGACCATTCAAGATATTCATTGGACTTGgaatacaataaataagtgtaaaaATGAGGGGTGTAATAAAAGTTTTGACAGTAGTGTATGTATATACGTCCTCCACTAATAACTAATACTCACACACTGTAGAGAGACGACACAACACCAGTTGATTAAAAAtaaccttttttcatttatttgaggtttatgttagagctgcagtaatattgggatTGTTATGAACAACTCTGTTTCCATAGGTTTATttactacacacactacacacactacaggTGTTTGtcgtgtagtgtgtgtagtgtgtgtagtgtgtgtgtaggtacTGGGATGGGAGTGATTTTAGTTCATGTACTGAGTACGACCTGaaaggtaggatttaaaccagttagtcacacagtaacacacacacacacacacacacacactcacacacacacacacacagttacacacacacac
Protein-coding regions in this window:
- the shld2 gene encoding shieldin complex subunit 2 isoform X3 yields the protein MMKRKVHVFLGAPPPSSVLLSEPEPGSDPLNQHSEPWGHLDLCWRDGRLRPSGASAEVHLSKVVLPDQNLLTSSEVDRETKPGLAGPLEETNDLGSASHHGFLDSCFPADTGLGLGLDPSLSMQSHYLTTWTLSQALVLRANQTVPSAPSPEKIQPTGTQISSSVQSGSLNLGPPTLKLLSPAHSPSIATQGGIILKATPDGVLCSQESKDCPNKSPDRTSDRSPTDPTIITPISPPTKAPPSENLVVCEGSRSGPTLLERCSLPGTRVSVLVVAVHPCFLKEVQVKSGPSAGNMVPVATIVVTDQSAVEMKVVLWRRAAFWAVTVYPGDALFITGLCVRADKWRSELVLQSTFSCKMLHLGQITGSAPPTGRAAVCTCVCPSVCVYNCVCVCMSVSQQVDSERWACLWRSVSKQRPLLVSLPQRSLHHVTYVSLRSLKVNTLVHAVLRVTHTHLCSVWRSEAESTSRAGLQRCAVVTVEQADGQQGALVLWNSSVDWVSGFTVNTGSVWDLQVLLVRSSVTSDLCELHSTPWSSLRALDPTDCRALAFHWPVEAGGVAVELDVDTLLSQRFNGEATLRVQLISFTFIVSHDAPEPLGSSSSLDTILAMLSGDITYLGCGRCGVELVTDCNHIYEPCYLCLPHRDVRCYYRFLLTFFSRSSRLNQTHCSTIQLQALK